A genomic segment from Acidimicrobiales bacterium encodes:
- the miaA gene encoding tRNA (adenosine(37)-N6)-dimethylallyltransferase MiaA, whose translation MTPAPAPGPHLALVGPTASGKSALALEVARRLPDVELVSVDSMQVYRGMDVGTAKPTPAERAEVPVHLVDIADPSEDFSVVEFQAAALSVLGDVEARGHRALLVGGTGLYLRAVVEGLSVPPQWPAVRAELEAEPDTAALHRRLAGLDPVAAARMTPTNRRRVVRALEVVVGSGRPFSSFGVGLDVHPPVPFLLAGVWLPREVVGERIARRFAAMVGAGLVGEVAALAARPRGLSRTASQALGYREVLAHLRGECSLDEAVDEAVRRTRRFARRQRVWFRRDPRVTWYGCEENPVALTGALLGDWGRR comes from the coding sequence GTGACGCCGGCGCCCGCGCCGGGGCCCCACCTCGCGCTGGTGGGGCCGACGGCGTCGGGCAAGTCGGCGCTGGCGCTGGAGGTGGCCCGCCGCCTCCCGGACGTGGAGCTGGTGTCGGTCGACTCCATGCAGGTCTACCGGGGGATGGACGTGGGCACGGCCAAGCCGACGCCGGCCGAGCGGGCCGAGGTGCCCGTCCACCTGGTCGACATCGCCGACCCGTCCGAGGACTTCTCGGTGGTGGAGTTCCAGGCCGCCGCCCTCTCCGTCCTGGGGGACGTGGAGGCGAGGGGCCACCGCGCCCTGCTGGTGGGCGGCACCGGCCTCTACCTGCGGGCCGTCGTCGAGGGGCTGTCCGTGCCGCCGCAGTGGCCGGCGGTGCGGGCCGAGCTGGAGGCGGAGCCGGACACGGCGGCGCTGCACCGCCGCCTGGCCGGCCTCGACCCGGTGGCCGCGGCGCGCATGACGCCCACCAACCGGCGCCGGGTCGTCCGCGCCCTGGAGGTGGTGGTGGGCTCGGGACGGCCGTTCTCGTCGTTCGGCGTCGGCCTGGACGTGCACCCGCCCGTCCCCTTCCTCCTGGCCGGCGTGTGGCTGCCCCGCGAGGTGGTCGGCGAGCGCATCGCCCGCCGGTTCGCCGCCATGGTGGGCGCCGGCCTGGTCGGCGAGGTCGCCGCCCTGGCCGCCCGCCCCCGTGGGCTGTCCCGCACCGCGTCGCAGGCCCTCGGCTACCGCGAGGTGCTGGCCCACCTGCGGGGCGAGTGCAGCCTGGACGAGGCGGTGGACGAGGCGGTCCGCCGGACCCGGCGCTTCGCCCGCCGCCAGCGGGTGTGGTTCCGGCGCGACCCCCGGGTGACCTGGTACGGCTGCGAGGAGAACCCGGTCGCCCTGACCGGCGCGCTGCTGGGAGACTGGGGGCGACGA
- the miaB gene encoding tRNA (N6-isopentenyl adenosine(37)-C2)-methylthiotransferase MiaB: MAALAAAGGHGGRENGAPMGRKYLIRTFGCQMNEHDSERIAGLLEAEGMEATADADEADVVVLNTCCIRENADNKLYGNLGHLKALKDRRPDLQIAVGGCLAQKDRDLIQRRAPHTDVVFGTHNVGSAAVLLERARLEGPVMEILEESDAFPSALPARRDVPWAAWVTIQIGCDNACAFCIVPAVRGREISRPPDDVAGEVERLAAAGTVEVTLLGQNVNSYGRDLTSRRPLFASLLHRVGSVDGIRRVRWTSPHPKDLRPETIEAMATVPAVCEHLHLPLQSGSDRVLAAMHRGYTAERYLRRLSEARAAVPDLAVTTDLIVGFPGETEDDFAATLEVVAEAGYDSAYTFVFSPRPGTSAAEMADRFVPADVVAERFERLRVVVERSALARHDARVGRVEEVLVEGPSRKQPAFLTGRTRQNKLVHFEAEPLAPGTFADVRVTAAAPHHLRGELVSVTARPRHRTRIPVAAG, encoded by the coding sequence CAGATGAACGAGCACGACTCGGAGCGGATCGCCGGGTTGCTCGAGGCCGAGGGCATGGAGGCGACGGCCGACGCCGACGAGGCCGACGTGGTGGTGCTCAACACGTGCTGCATCCGCGAGAACGCCGACAACAAGCTGTACGGCAACCTCGGGCACCTCAAGGCCCTGAAGGACCGTCGCCCCGACCTCCAGATCGCGGTCGGGGGTTGCCTGGCCCAGAAGGACCGGGACCTGATCCAGCGGCGGGCGCCCCACACCGACGTGGTGTTCGGCACCCACAACGTCGGCTCGGCGGCCGTCCTGCTCGAGCGGGCCCGCCTCGAGGGGCCGGTCATGGAGATCCTCGAGGAGTCCGACGCCTTCCCCTCGGCGCTCCCCGCCCGACGCGACGTGCCGTGGGCGGCGTGGGTCACCATCCAGATCGGCTGCGACAACGCGTGCGCCTTCTGCATCGTGCCCGCGGTGCGGGGCAGGGAGATCAGCCGCCCGCCCGACGACGTGGCCGGCGAGGTCGAGCGGCTGGCCGCCGCGGGCACGGTGGAGGTGACCCTCCTCGGCCAGAACGTGAACTCCTACGGGCGCGACCTCACCTCCCGCCGCCCCCTGTTCGCCTCGCTCCTGCACCGGGTCGGCTCCGTCGACGGGATCCGCCGGGTGCGCTGGACCAGCCCCCACCCCAAGGACCTGCGGCCCGAGACCATCGAGGCGATGGCCACCGTTCCCGCCGTGTGCGAGCACCTGCACCTCCCGCTCCAGTCCGGCAGCGACCGGGTGCTGGCCGCCATGCACCGGGGCTACACGGCCGAGCGCTACCTGCGGCGGCTTTCCGAGGCCCGGGCCGCCGTGCCCGACCTGGCCGTCACCACCGACCTCATCGTGGGCTTCCCGGGCGAGACGGAGGACGACTTCGCCGCCACCCTCGAGGTCGTGGCCGAGGCCGGCTACGACAGCGCCTACACCTTCGTGTTCTCGCCCCGCCCGGGCACCTCGGCGGCGGAGATGGCGGACCGCTTCGTGCCCGCCGACGTGGTGGCCGAGCGCTTCGAACGGCTTCGGGTGGTGGTGGAGCGGTCGGCGCTGGCCCGCCACGACGCCCGGGTGGGGCGGGTCGAGGAGGTGCTCGTCGAGGGCCCCAGCCGCAAGCAGCCGGCCTTCCTCACCGGCCGCACCCGCCAGAACAAGCTCGTGCACTTCGAGGCCGAGCCCCTGGCACCCGGCACCTTCGCCGACGTCCGGGTCACCGCCGCCGCGCCCCACCACCTGCGGGGCGAGCTGGTCTCGGTCACCGCCCGCCCCCGGCACCGCACCCGCATCCCCGTCGCCGCCGGGTGA